From the Kiritimatiellia bacterium genome, the window GCCCATCGGATCGTTTTCGCGGTAGGCGTAGGGCCATTCGCGGTTTTCATAACATTTATCGCTGGTGACGATGACGGCCGCGCAGGGACGGCCCGCGCGGCGGAGGGCATCCAGAATGTGCACAGTCCCCATGAAATTGGTAGCGGCGGTCCCAACGGGATCGACGTAGGAGGGCCGAACAAGCGATTGGGCGGCGAGGTGAAACACAATGTCCGGCTTGCTTTCATCGATGCATTGTCGGACCCGTTCAGCATCGCGAATGTCGCCGTCGCGGTGCCGGATGAACGAGTCGAGAGCAGCCCGGCTATAAAGCCACTCCCGCGTCTCCGGAGGCAGGGCGAACCCGTACACGTCGGCGCCCAGCTCCATAAGCCAAAGCGACAACCAAGCTCCTTTGAAGCCGGTATCGCCCGTGACGAGAACTTTCTTGCGCCGATAACAATCAAACAAGGCCATCAACAGACTCCTTCTCCGCGCCGCGCGACTCCGTTAGGACCCAAGCATGGATCGCATTACCGATTGCGGGCGAATAGAAAGGGTGATAGCGTGCCGCGCCGTCAAGGCATTCAAGATGAGAATTATCATTATTGGCGCGGGCCCTACCGGTCTGGGCGCGGCGTGGCGGCTTCACGAACTGGGTCATACCGATTTCTGTGTGTATGAAGCGGAGTCGTTCGTCGGTGGCCTGGCCGCGTCGTACCATGATGAAAAAGGGTTCACCTGGGATTTGGCCGTCCATGTGGCTCACTCGCATTACCACTATGTCGATCGGTTGATGGACGACCTCCTGCCCGACGGTTTCTACCATCACATCCGAAAATCGTGGGTGCGTTTGTACGGCGCATGGGTCCCCTACCCGTTCCAGTACAATATTCGCCACCTGCCCCAACGTGCGAGAGACGAGTGCCTCGATGGGCTCCGCGCGACGCTCAACAAAAATTTTCCGGCCGCGAAAAATTTTGGGGAGTGGATTCTCCAGACCGCCGGGACGGGCATCGCAAACCACTTCCTGTTTCCCTACAACCGCAAGCTTTGGACTGTCGATCCTTTCGAGATGAATGCCCATTGGATCGGCGACCGCGTGCCCAAGACGGATTTCGAACGGGTCGAGCGAAACATCCGGGAAGGGCGCGACGACGTATCGTGGGGCCCAAACGCAACGTTCCGTTTCCCCAAAAAAGGGGGCACGGGCGCGATCTGGAACGCGATGGCCGCTCGCCTCCCGCGGGGCTCGATCCGGCTCTCGACGCGACTGGTTCGGCTGCACCCGCATGACCATGTCGCTGCGTTCTCGGATGGTACCCGCGAGCGATATGACGCCCTCATTTCGACCATACCTTTTGTCGAACTGACCCGTCTGATAGGAGATCCCGACCTCCACCGCAGGGCGTCTGGTCTCCGACATAACACCGTCCACGTCGTCGGGGTCGCGGCGCCGTTCCCGATCCCAGAGCTGCTCCGCGACAAAACGTGGGTATACACGCCGGAAGACAGCTGCCCATTCTACCGCGTGACGCCATTTTCGATATTTTCGCCCGCCCATACGCCGGATCCCGCCCGCTACTGCTCGTTCCTGTGCGAAATCGCCCGGCCGGCGGACGACACGTCGAAAACGATAGATTGGGTCGAGCCTACGCTGGACGGATTGCGCGCCATCGGGCTGGTCGACATCCCGCGCGAGAAGGCTCATATCTTTTTGATGAAAGCGACTTACGGCTACCCCATTCCCACCCTCGATCGGGACGAGATCCTCGCCGATGTAATCCCCGCGCTCGAGCAGCACGGTATCTACAGTCGCGGCCGGTTCGGCGGATGGAAATACGAAGTCGCAAATATGGACCACTCGATCATGCAAGGCGTCGAGGCCGCAAACCGGTTGCTGCGCGGGGAGCCGGAAGTGACCCTTTTCCAGCCGAATCTCGTCAACGCCGGCAAGCGTTGAAGTTCCCTTCGGTTCATTCCCTGGATGGAAAAAATCCTGATGATCCTGACGAAAGACCGGCGCGATTGCGTCGGCATGAACCTGTTGCTCCACGAACGCGGCGGTAGTTTCGAGGTCTTTGACCGCGTGGTCTTTCTCCTCAACGGCGTCACACGCCGGCACATGCGCTTTATTGACGAATGGATCGAGCGCCATCCCCGCCTGCAGTGCGACAAGATCCTCGGCGACGGGACGCGGCCCCAAGGCATCGCAGCGATGCAGAATCGCTGCATTCAGAAATATCCCGGTTGTTTTTATGCCAAAACCGACGAAGACATTTTCGTGCCTTCGGGGTGGGCGCGTATGATGTGGGACGCCTATCTCGCTCATAGGGATCGAGACGATCTGGCGCTGATTACGCCGCTGATTCCTAACAACGGCTACGGACTTTTTATTTTGTTGACGCAGTTTTATACCGAATTACTGGAGGAGCACCGCCGCCGTTTTGGTTGCGACCCTTCGCCCGAGGCGCAAGGGTTGACGTGGCGCAGCCCCCTTGTGGGGGAATGGGCGACACGGGCATTCTTGAATCTCCGAGAAGCCAACTCCCGACACCGCGGGCGTGTCGGCTCTCAACCGTTTCTTTATTTTTCCAGGCACTTCAGCATCGGTTGCATCGCATATGACTATCGGCACTGGCAGCGGATGGGCGGCATTCCCCCCACGGATGAAACCGGCTGGTGCGCCTGGATTGCAGAACATCACCACGTGAACGTCCTCGATTGCCGGCAAATAGCGCTGCATTACACCTTCTTTGTGCAGCAGGAGTGGCTCGACCGTACGCAGTTGCTCGAAGATATCCGAGCGGCCAATCTGCCGGATACCCTGACATGGGCCCACCGGATGCAACTGACCCGCGCCGTCCGCATCGCGAAACAGATTCCGAACATCATCCGCCGACGCTGGTCGGCGGTTCGAGCCCGCGGTCGGCAAACCATTTCTTGAGGTGCGCGGTCCAGCGTATCCTTCTCTCGATGCGTTTGTTTGGTTAGCCACAGGAGAGCAGGCGAGGCGAACGGAATGCGCACGCCCGGCAAATCCTGCCAATCGATGAGGTGAGAGACCTCGCCAAAGGTAAGGCCGCAGGCCGCGCCCACGAGATCTACCGTGATCTCATCGTTGACTCGAACCACGACATAGTGGTCTAAATCGCTCGGATCCATTTCGGCTGCCGTTTGATCCGGCAAAACCTTCAAGGCCTCGCGAACGAGGGCCACATTTTCGGGCGATTTATCAAGCAACAGATCCAAGTCGTTTGTGGTTCGGAGCAACCCCTGCGCGATAATCGCCGCCCCCCAATCACAATCTAGCGCGCGCCTAGTTCGTTGAGTCGAGCGCAGACGCGAATCAAATCCTCAATCGTCCGGATTCGCGTTATTTCCGGAACCGGATATTCTGAATCCACCAGAAATCCGCCTCTTCAAACGAGCGAAAGCGGAAAACCCCGCGGGGCCAACTCGTTCGGCCTCGGTTCATCTGATTCGCCAACTGCTGCAACTTGGTTGCATGCTCCCATCCTCCGCCCGGCGATACACGCCGCCCCACCACCTTGCGCGGCACGTCGTCCCATTGCTCGGATGTTTCTCGAACTTTCGTCATCTACATATGATCTAAGCCGCTTGGTCGAAAGCTTCAATTTCAATGCGTAGAAAATCCTTGTCCAGCGAGGCCGCGGGCACAGGAAAGCAGAACGGAGCGATGGAGTTCGTAATTTAGCGGCGCATATCGGAGCCCCCGACGCGCGAAGTAGAGTGCGCGTCCCGGACGCCCTTGATGCCGGTGGTATTCGGCGTTGACCGCGTACGCGCGGGCAAGCGCACGGCGCACTTCGCGCTCGTCCAGCAGTCCCTCCCATACGCGCGTTGTGTACACGCGTTCGAGTTCATCGACATCCTCCGGCGTCCATCTCCAGTTTTGGCGGCTCATGCTCTGTGTCCAACGCCGATAAAAGCCAAGCACTTCTGGAATAAATCCGATGCCCGCCGGGAAGCTCCGCAAAATGTAGAAAAATGTTTCCAGATCCGAGTTCGGAAACCGCATTCCATGCGCGCGCTGGGCATCCAGCCAGACCTCCGGTCTGACCATGATGGAGCTGATGGTAATAAAACAATGCTCGAGCAGGCTTCTCGCGCAGTTGCCCGTTGGAGGAATTTTGCCTTCATGACGGATTTCGAGAGGGCGGCCGTCCTCATCAATCACCCGAACATAATGGTGGCTCATGGGGATCTGAGGATGGGACTCCATGAAAGCAACCTGTTTTGCCAGTTTGTCCGGGAACCAAAGGTCATCTTGATCGATGAATGCACAATATTTCCCCTTGGCCTGCTGGATGCCGTCGCAACGAGCCCGATCGCAGATACCAGAGTTTCTATCCCGTCGAATCAATCGCACCTGAGGTCCGAAGGCAGCCACGATTTCGGGCGTAGCGTCGGTGGACCCATCGTCCACGACGATCGTTTCAAACGGCGAATAGGTTTGCCCCAGAACACTCTCGATGGTTTCGCGGATCGTCCGGGCCCCGTTATAGGCCGGGATGATGACGCTAACGAGCGGGGAGTTCACGGAGCAAGCGCGGCGGCATAGAGCGCCTTGTACTGGGGGACGAGATTTGGCCAATGAAACCGTTCCGCCCATGCCCTGGCTTGCGCGCGTTTGGCCGGGAGTTGTTCCCGAGCTCGGGAGATGGCACATAAGATTTCAACCCAAGCATCCACACACGCATCCTCCACGATCCAGCCGCCGTTGGGTTCGATATAGTCAGCCGCCCCGCATGTGCGGTTTGTCACAACAGGCGTACCGCACGCCATGGCCTCCAGAACGGCATTGTTCGCCGTCGCATCGAGGAGGGGCATGACGAGAAGGTCAGCTTTCTGATAGGCCCTCAACAGATCTTCGTCGCTCAAATGGGGATATAAGATCACATTCCTGATCCCCCGATATGCGGGGTGGGGATAGGGCTTGGTGGCCACGTACAAGGTCATCACGCCGTCTGGGAGGGCGTTCATTACCGCCGCGGCCAACTCATGGTCCCGTTCCGTAGAACCCACGAGCAAGCCCATCAGCGGTTGATCGTCCGGCGTCGGCGGACGCGCCGGATCCGGCTTGAAGTATGCGGCATCTACCCCGTGTAAGGTTAGAAAGATTCTGGACGGCGGGTATCCTTTTCCTACAAACCATGCCCGCTGGCCATTGGAGACCACGGAAATCGCATCATAGGCTTCCAGACGGATCCCACCGCAAACCTGTTCCTGCCTTCTCGGGCTCGCATGAAATGTGCCCGCGACACGCACGCCACGTCGATGAAAACAATCGGATCGGCGCGGACCGGCAAATTCGGCAAACAGGAAGTGCACCACCGACCCCGGCTCGCGGATTTGTCGGGCGATGCGGTGTTCATCCCAGAAAGGCAGCAGGTAGTTCCACTCGGACCCGTAATATCGCTGCCCCCATTTTCTCAGCGCAGATTCGAGACGCCAGTGCCAACGGCCCCATTTTTTCCAGTAGCAACCATGGACAATAGGGACCGCCCCCACCGCTTCGACCAGCGGCTCAAGTCCGGAGCGATGCATAAAATCATGAGGGCGGAAGTAAACTCCGTAAATTCGTGCATCACGCATTCACGGCTTCCTTGAACGCCGCACAAATTTCATCGACTTCTGAAAGGGACAGCCCGGCAAACATCGGCAATCGCAGCAGTCTCTCGCTCACATCCTCGGTCACAGGGCAATCCCCGGCCCTCCCGCCAAGTGCGCGTCCGACATCGGAAAGGTGCAACGGGAGGTAGTGAAAAACGGCCAAAATACCGCGCTGCTTCAGGCGGGCAATGACGCGCGATCGGGTCGCTTCATCCGGCATCAGCACGTAAAACATGTGCCACGCACATCCGCATTCCGGCGGAATCACGGGTAGCCGGATGCCCCAAGCCGGCGCCCACGATTGGAGGTTATTCCAATACCGCTGCCAGATTTCGCGGCGTTTCGCCTGGATCAACTCCGCCCGCTCCAACTGGGCACATAGGACGGCGGCCAACAAATCGGAGGGCAAAAAG encodes:
- a CDS encoding FAD-dependent oxidoreductase; the protein is MRIIIIGAGPTGLGAAWRLHELGHTDFCVYEAESFVGGLAASYHDEKGFTWDLAVHVAHSHYHYVDRLMDDLLPDGFYHHIRKSWVRLYGAWVPYPFQYNIRHLPQRARDECLDGLRATLNKNFPAAKNFGEWILQTAGTGIANHFLFPYNRKLWTVDPFEMNAHWIGDRVPKTDFERVERNIREGRDDVSWGPNATFRFPKKGGTGAIWNAMAARLPRGSIRLSTRLVRLHPHDHVAAFSDGTRERYDALISTIPFVELTRLIGDPDLHRRASGLRHNTVHVVGVAAPFPIPELLRDKTWVYTPEDSCPFYRVTPFSIFSPAHTPDPARYCSFLCEIARPADDTSKTIDWVEPTLDGLRAIGLVDIPREKAHIFLMKATYGYPIPTLDRDEILADVIPALEQHGIYSRGRFGGWKYEVANMDHSIMQGVEAANRLLRGEPEVTLFQPNLVNAGKR
- a CDS encoding glycosyltransferase — its product is MNSPLVSVIIPAYNGARTIRETIESVLGQTYSPFETIVVDDGSTDATPEIVAAFGPQVRLIRRDRNSGICDRARCDGIQQAKGKYCAFIDQDDLWFPDKLAKQVAFMESHPQIPMSHHYVRVIDEDGRPLEIRHEGKIPPTGNCARSLLEHCFITISSIMVRPEVWLDAQRAHGMRFPNSDLETFFYILRSFPAGIGFIPEVLGFYRRWTQSMSRQNWRWTPEDVDELERVYTTRVWEGLLDEREVRRALARAYAVNAEYHRHQGRPGRALYFARRGLRYAPLNYELHRSVLLSCARGLAGQGFSTH
- a CDS encoding glycosyltransferase family 4 protein — its product is MRDARIYGVYFRPHDFMHRSGLEPLVEAVGAVPIVHGCYWKKWGRWHWRLESALRKWGQRYYGSEWNYLLPFWDEHRIARQIREPGSVVHFLFAEFAGPRRSDCFHRRGVRVAGTFHASPRRQEQVCGGIRLEAYDAISVVSNGQRAWFVGKGYPPSRIFLTLHGVDAAYFKPDPARPPTPDDQPLMGLLVGSTERDHELAAAVMNALPDGVMTLYVATKPYPHPAYRGIRNVILYPHLSDEDLLRAYQKADLLVMPLLDATANNAVLEAMACGTPVVTNRTCGAADYIEPNGGWIVEDACVDAWVEILCAISRAREQLPAKRAQARAWAERFHWPNLVPQYKALYAAALAP